In a genomic window of Ipomoea triloba cultivar NCNSP0323 chromosome 3, ASM357664v1:
- the LOC116013900 gene encoding basic leucine zipper 43-like: MQPTESTELHYLLAPNQNQLPTRSNLSNNPNSPFQHFPLTLPNPSYHPLLQMNPQFQDLIISHPACNFSSNSTSDEAEEHHQQQSLINERKQRRMISNRESARRSRMRKQRQVDELWSQVVWLRNENHQLSDKLSHATERHDQAVQENVQLKEEATGLRQMITEIQLHSPFPAAGCTLKDIHI; encoded by the coding sequence ATGCAGCCCACTGAGAGCACAGAACTCCACTACCTACTTGCTCCAAACCAAAATCAACTCCCTACTCGTTCTAATTTGAGCAACAACCCCAATTCTCCATTCCAGCACTTCCCCCTCACACTTCCCAACCCTTCATACCATCCTCTCCTCCAAATGAACCCCCAATTTCAAGACCTCATCATCTCCCACCCGGCATGCAATTTCAGCAGCAACTCAACCTCTGACGAAGCCGAGGAGCATCATCAGCAACAGAGCCTGATAAACGAGAGGAAACAAAGACGAATGATATCGAACCGGGAGTCCGCGAGGCGGTCCCGAATGCGCAAGCAGAGGCAAGTGGATGAGCTTTGGTCCCAAGTGGTTTGGCTCCGGAACGAAAACCACCAGCTCTCGGACAAGCTAAGCCACGCCACGGAACGCCATGATCAGGCGGTTCAAGAGAACGTTCAGCTCAAAGAAGAAGCCACTGGGCTTCGCCAAATGATCACAGAGATTCAGCTTCACTCCCCTTTCCCTGCTGCAGGCTGCACCTTAAAAgacattcatatttaa